Part of the Clostridium sporogenes genome, ATGGTTTTTAAAATACACATGCAATATTAATTATTATAGGGGGAATAAAAAATGGAAAACACAAGTAAAAGACCCTTTGGGTTTTATGTATGCTCAGTTGCATTCTCATTAGAAAGATTTTCATTCTATTCAGCAAAATGGCTAATTGCCATGTTTGTAGTTCATTCAGTAGCTAAAGGAGGACTTGGTCTTACTGCTGCAGATGCAGCAAAAATGTCTGCTAACTTAATTGCATGGACATATTTTGCACCACTTATTGGTTCTTGGATATCTGACCGTAAAGTAGGTGCTAGGTATCTTATTCCAATGGGAATGATGATAATGGGAGCAGGCTACTTAGTAGGATGGAAGGCTACAAGTGCTCTTATGGTTAATGCAATGATTATACTAGTTGCAATTGGTACAGGTTTATTTAAATCACAATTAAGTGGTATTACAGGTAGACTTTTTGACAATCAAAAGGATTTGGACAGTGCATTTTCTACACAATATTCTTTTGTTAATATTGGTTCTTTCATTGGAACAACAGTTTTAGGACTAATTGGAGAATCTATAGGATACTCATTTTGTTTTCTAATTTGTGCAATTGTTATGTTTATTAATACTGCTTGGTTCGTGTTTGGATGGAAGTTCTTAGGGGATGCAGGTAAAAAACCATTTAAAATTGATGAACATAAAGAAGTAAAAGAAGAAAAGAAAGAAGAAAAGAAGCCTCTTACAACAATAGAAAAGAAAAGAGTGGGAGCTATTATATTAATTTCTTTCTTCTCTATAGTTTTCTGGATATTCTGGCAACTAGCATATATGCCTGTATATTTCTACTGGGCTGGAGATAATGGACTAGCTAATTGGATGATAGGCAACTTTAAGGTTCCAACAGCGTGGTTTGATTCATTAAATGCATTATGCTGTATTGTATTAGGACCAATCCTTGGAAAAGTATGGGAAAAATTGGCTAAGAGACCTCAAGGGGATATGAGCATGTTTAAGAAAACTGCTTTAGGTATGTTGCTTCTAGGTTTATCTTATGTAATATTTGCAATGGCAGATGTTTTAAGAGGAGATAATCTTCTACCTCTTGCTTGGCTTGTTGTATTTGGTATTGTATTAGCTCTTGGTGAAATGGTATTTTCACCACTTGGAAATTCATTTATAAGTAAATTTTCTCCTGGTAGAGTACTAACAACTATGATGAGTGTTTGGGTACTTGCTAGCTTCGTTGCAGGACAATCCTATGGATATGTATACGAATTTACATTAAAATTTAAATTCGCGCCAACATATTTTGTAATCGCAGCAATTGCTATTGTATGTGGTATTATTCTTTGGGCATTAGATGGAAAATTGAACAGTTTAGTTGTAGACGAGAAAGTTGTGGAAGATAATTCTGTAAGTTTAAACTAAAATTCAAAAATCCACTTGCATACTTTACAATTGTAGATATTACTATTATAAATGCTATAATTTTTTAATAATTATATAATAAATTAAATAGTTCAGTTGTAAAAAATTAAGAAGAATAAAATATTAAAAAGAAGAAGTCATTGTTTATAATGGCTTCTTTTTTTGATCTATGGACATAAGTATTTTGGAATGTTTATTAGTTATATATGCAGTACAATTTAAAGTTTAGTTTAAAAGTTCTCACATGGTGGGATGTTTTGCTTTGATAATAATGAATTATAAGGTAATCTATTTCTAATTAATTTCCTGATAAGTGAATTAATGTATATATTTGTATTGAAAATTCCAAGTACATGTTATATAATTATAACATAAGTTATAAATATATAACGTGGAGGGATAGTATGAATAAAATAATGAATTTAAAGACAAAGGATTTTTTTTGAAAACGGATGTTGTGGCATATTATGGATTCTAGTTGGAATTGCAGAACTGCTTAAATTTAATGCTAGTGTCATTAGTACAGCTGTTTCTGCGATTTTAATACTTGATACTGTTTTCATGATAATTCCACAGCTTTTTAAAGCAGAAATAGAGGATGAAATGGCAGAATATAATAAAAAAAGAGCAGCCTCTAATACATTTATTATTATATATACATGCATTTTGTTTGCTACAGTATTCGGTGTTGGTTCAGGAGGATTGATAGTAGATTTAGAATTAATATTACCTTTTTTAGTAGGTACAATGAGTCTTCTAAGATTTGGATTTTTCCTTTTTTATGAGAAAGTCGGTGACTAAAAATATGCCTCGATTAAAAACAAAAATTCATGAACTTCGTAAAGAGCATAACATGAAACAGGAAGAGTTGGCAAAGTTAGTAGGAGTACGAAGAGAAACTATAGGGCATTTAGAAAATGAAAAATACAATCCGTCATTAAAATTAGCCATGGATATAGCTAAAGTATTTGGAAAATCAGTAGAGGAAGTATTTCAATTTCTGGATTAATATGAAGCTTAAAAATAAAAAAACAATAAGCTAAGGCACTATAAATATTAATTTAATGTCTTAGTTTATTTATTTTGTGTAAACAAATTCACTTATAATTTTGGACAACTTTATTACAGAATTATTTATAAACTAGATAAATTATTTAATGTAGGCTTATAATTTAATAGAAAATAAATTAAATAATATTTTCTATTACGTATATTTTATGGGGGAAAGTTATGATGATAAGAGAAAATTTAAAAATAAAAAACATACCTGCAATTTTATGGGGTAATAAATCAGATAAGTTATTTATATCTGTGCATGGGAATATGTCAAATAAGGAAGATAAAATAATTCTTGCATTTGTAGAAGAGATAACAGCTAAGGGGTATCAAGTGCTTAGCTTTGATTTGCCTGAACATGGTGAACGTAAATATAAAAATTATCCTTGTAAGGTACAAAACTGTGTGAAAGATCTTAATATAATTATGGATTATGCAGAAACATTATCAAATAATATAAGTGTATTTGCTTGTAGTATGGGGGCATACTTTAGTTTATTAGCATATAGCCATAAATTCTTAAAGCAAAGTTTATTTCTTTCCCCTGTAGTAAATATGGAAGCTATTATAAATAATATGATGACTTGTTTTGGTGTAAGTGAAGATAGATTAAAAGAAGAAAGAGAAATTTCTACGCCTATTGGGCAAACCCTTTACTGGGATTATTATTGCTATGTAAAAGAGCATCCTGTTATTACTTGGAATACTAAAACTTCAATTCTTTATGGAGAAGAAGATGATTTATGTGAGTTTGAAGTAATATCTGCATTTGCAAAAAGATTTAACTGTGATTTGGAAATAATGAATGAAGCAGGACATTATTTTCATACAGAAAAGCAAATTAGCTTTTTAAAAAACTGGTTAAGAACACAGATTTATGTTAAATGAAGATAATATATGTTAATAGCTAAATAATCAATATAAAAAATTAGAAAGTTACTATATATATATGTAATAATAATCAAAAAAGAGCTAAAGTAGTGCTTTCAATAATAATTGTTATTTAGGAAAATGAACTGCCTCCTGTTGTTTAAACAGGGGCAGTTTAGGTCTAGCAATACGTATATTTAGTTATTTCTCAACATATTAATTTTAAAATTCATATGGATATTTACATAAAATTCTTGACAAACTCAGTTTTTGGAAGATTCCATGCTTACACAAAATTTTTCGCAGATTTTAGAATTTAGTTTCTTTATTTTTTTAATAAAGAATTCAATTTAAACTTATTTATAATTTCTATGCTCAAGTATTATTGATTATAGGATATATTAAAAAATCCCTTTGTATCTTTCCCAATTACATGTATGAATAACTTACCATCATAATTTACCTTGATTTTTTTAGCATCCTCTTTATTTGTTGCTGCATTAGCTAGGACTTTTTCATTTTCATCTTTTATTTGTACCTTTAAATTTCCCTTTTCTACTTTAGAATTAAATTTAAATGAAAGTTCAGCACCCTTAGAAACATATAAAGATTTTATTTGAGTACCATTAAATTTTTTATAAGAAACTTTATATTCATTTCCAGAACTATTATCTGACCACATAATTTTTTCACCATTCTCTTTTTCTATTGAATAATTATTTGACTCATGCTTTTTATGAACATTTAATGAAAGTGGACTAGATTCTTTGTTTAATTTTGAAGATAAAATAGTCAAACAACATCCTATAAATAAAACTATAATTATTCCCGTTACAATTGCTATTTTTTGCTTAGATTTGATTTTAACGTTAATAATATCACAACCTTTTTCCTAATATAATATTTAAATATTATAAATTAATAGTAATACATATTATGATTTGTTTTTAATAATATATGCCTATTATAATATTATTTAGGATATTATTCAAATATATTCCATATTATGTTTTGTAGAATTATATTCAATATAATTTCTATTTTTATGTATTTATTATGTAAATTTAAAATAGAAATGTATGTTTAATTTTATGACAATTAGAAACTGCAATTTCATTTCCCATGGCATATTAAATCATCTCCTGATAATCTTATATTCATTGTTAACATAAGATTGAAAAAAATAACTATAACAGTAAGACAATTATGTATTATAATAATGCTTAGGAGAATGTTCTCTATATTTATAGCAAGAGGAGGAAGAAAAATGGCAGATATTAAATTTGAAATAAATGATAAACTAGGAGTTATTTCAGAATCACCAAAGAGTTGGACAAAAGAGCTTAATCTTATTAGTTGGAATGGAAAACAGGCTAAATATGATTTAAGGGATTGGGCACCAGAACATGAAAAAATGGGTAAAGGAGTTACCCTGTCAGCTGAGGAATTAAAGAGTTTAAAAGAAATACTAAATAATATGGATTTATAAAATAATTTAATCAAACATATTGTTTGGATAATAAGTAAAATTGGAGTTATAGTGTTAAAGATATAACTCCGATTTTATTATATTTAGCTTAAATTTTTATTTATAAATTTAATTAAAAAATTATAATTAAGTATTTTATTACATGGTATAATTATTTTAGAATTATATATAACAGGAGGTTCAACATGGAAAAACAACAATACGTTTGTCCTAAATGCGGAAATAGAGGATATGAGTCAGATCAATTTCAGGCAACAGGAGGGAATTTTGCAAAATTATTTGATGTACAAAATAAAAAATTTACAACTATCAGCTGTAAAAGATGCGGCTATACAGAATTGTACAAATCACAAACTTCAGCTGGATGGAATGTTTTAGATTTTCTTATAGGTAACTAGTCTATTAGGTATATTATTTTGATAGATGTTATTATCTTTAATATAATATCTGTTTTTAATATAACAAGTAAGCAAACTAATATTTACCATAATACCATATTAGAGTCATATGCTCCTCTTAAGATAGGTAGATTAAAAAATAAAAATCTTCTATTAGAAAGGGGAGTATTTTTGTATTCAAAAGAACTAAACATACAGTTGAAAAAAATATGAGATCTTAAAGGATTATGAGGATGAGAACTATATAGGAAATTATCATTAAGTTTAAGATTAGTGTAACAAGAGAGAGAGACAAAACTTAATAAATACAAAACTTAATAAATACAAAAGACTTTTTCTTTTATGATTTAACTTATACATTTTCTCTCTCTTGTTATAAATAGTATAAATAAAAATATAAAAATTATACTTAAATGTTAAGTTTAGTCGACAAATCTTCATTAGTACTATCCTTATAAATGAAATAGATGGTTGTAATTAATTTGATATTGAATGATAGGGTGAAAAATTAAAATCTTTATTTATATAAAAATGATAATGTATTAGTTGTATATGGTATACTTAATAATATTTTCTATATTGGAGGTTTTATGTATGAAAAAAGAAAAATGTTGTTGTTGCAATTCTGATAATAGTCAAGAAGATATTATTGGCGAGTATGTTTGTTATTGTAATCATGTAACTGAAGAAGATATTGTTAATGCTATTAAAATGGGCGCTGAAAATGTGGAAGCAGTTATTAAAAAGACAGGAGCAATGAAAAATAGTAATTGTGCAGTTAATAATCCTAAAGGGATTTGTTGTTATTCTGATATAGTTCATGTATTTAATAAACATAAACTTGAGTAATGAGATTAATCTTTTGAAATATTAGTTTATAATATTACTATTTAACGATATAACAATAAAAACTAAATAATTATTTAAAACACTGTATTATTCAAACTTGAATTTTATGGTGTTTTTACGTTGCAATCCAAATAGAGTGCAATATAAATAAATTAAGAGATGCATGCAATGAAATTAAGAGTGACAGATTTAACATTTTAATCATAATAGACTATACTGCATATATATAGTGTAAGTATAAAATGTTGTTACAAGGGGGTTATAATACTTAGCACAGGATATATGAGTAGGAGTTGATTTTGTGAAGTTTAATTTCATAGATAAAGAAAATTGGAGTAGAAAACCTTATTTTGATTACTATATGAATAATATTAAATGTACTTATAGCATGACTGCTAATATTGAAATTACAGATTTACTTATGCAAGTAAAAAGAAATAATATAAAATTATATCCTATCCTAATTTATATG contains:
- a CDS encoding peptide MFS transporter, translating into MENTSKRPFGFYVCSVAFSLERFSFYSAKWLIAMFVVHSVAKGGLGLTAADAAKMSANLIAWTYFAPLIGSWISDRKVGARYLIPMGMMIMGAGYLVGWKATSALMVNAMIILVAIGTGLFKSQLSGITGRLFDNQKDLDSAFSTQYSFVNIGSFIGTTVLGLIGESIGYSFCFLICAIVMFINTAWFVFGWKFLGDAGKKPFKIDEHKEVKEEKKEEKKPLTTIEKKRVGAIILISFFSIVFWIFWQLAYMPVYFYWAGDNGLANWMIGNFKVPTAWFDSLNALCCIVLGPILGKVWEKLAKRPQGDMSMFKKTALGMLLLGLSYVIFAMADVLRGDNLLPLAWLVVFGIVLALGEMVFSPLGNSFISKFSPGRVLTTMMSVWVLASFVAGQSYGYVYEFTLKFKFAPTYFVIAAIAIVCGIILWALDGKLNSLVVDEKVVEDNSVSLN
- a CDS encoding helix-turn-helix transcriptional regulator, which gives rise to MPRLKTKIHELRKEHNMKQEELAKLVGVRRETIGHLENEKYNPSLKLAMDIAKVFGKSVEEVFQFLD
- a CDS encoding alpha/beta hydrolase, with translation MIRENLKIKNIPAILWGNKSDKLFISVHGNMSNKEDKIILAFVEEITAKGYQVLSFDLPEHGERKYKNYPCKVQNCVKDLNIIMDYAETLSNNISVFACSMGAYFSLLAYSHKFLKQSLFLSPVVNMEAIINNMMTCFGVSEDRLKEEREISTPIGQTLYWDYYCYVKEHPVITWNTKTSILYGEEDDLCEFEVISAFAKRFNCDLEIMNEAGHYFHTEKQISFLKNWLRTQIYVK
- a CDS encoding YdbC family protein, producing MADIKFEINDKLGVISESPKSWTKELNLISWNGKQAKYDLRDWAPEHEKMGKGVTLSAEELKSLKEILNNMDL
- a CDS encoding zinc ribbon domain-containing protein; protein product: MEKQQYVCPKCGNRGYESDQFQATGGNFAKLFDVQNKKFTTISCKRCGYTELYKSQTSAGWNVLDFLIGN
- a CDS encoding (2Fe-2S)-binding protein; amino-acid sequence: MKKEKCCCCNSDNSQEDIIGEYVCYCNHVTEEDIVNAIKMGAENVEAVIKKTGAMKNSNCAVNNPKGICCYSDIVHVFNKHKLE